A DNA window from Pseudoalteromonas spongiae UST010723-006 contains the following coding sequences:
- a CDS encoding response regulator, with protein sequence MKLKNPLAKQLLVGILLTSSVLTLMITSAILWMDYKRDLSVIDQGFQQIEKSHLPSVTNALWAEDEKQLELLLQGISELPNVSSVTIWQDNANRLTVNKTQTKYAKSKSWAIDYRFNRTKYHLGELIVVMDMSGVYGYLTDKVVVTLLTQGAKTFIVSMIIFTLVHLLVTRHLNHLAYSMSHVNMSAPKKFRLDRKQARDDEINRLVVEFNAMMAALSKSFGDLKKQKQAEQNANKLKGEYLANISMEVKTPMNGLLGMAHLLSETKLDHRQHSYVSVIQKSAFNMLELLNGILDYSKIEHSQLALDQHIFDIHALIREIFQECELRAKEKNLRLVTYVDPAINSYLVGDSVRLKQVICNLVNKAIKYSDRGDISINVDAEVTTGLSELTISVRDNGQGIDETVLAQLNNPKAKVNKSNSLNALGLTIAQNLVTLMGGTFTVNSKAGLGTDVRFTLALPTSTLIENHLDDEGLLANKRVLILDSKLFLARYLSELFAQWQMQVTHVQDAEIALNYMLGDDLQFAGFDFVLLSHNELENQLVSFYEKINRHRFNRPANLIVFGDEIADVDVSRVTNIGYNQVWQLPKHPSDIKSALVNNIKQSNDVVTPQETVPLTVLIADDAPISQRVLSSILMNRGDNVIVAADGEEAVALWQQHQHEIDIILMDCAMPKMSGYEAAQTIRMQESGDKIGVPIIAVTSSDREDEYNYCKTFGIDEVLFKPFLPVELLDVLSQFKLHIEEHKAFNNLKN encoded by the coding sequence TTGAAACTGAAAAACCCCCTAGCAAAACAACTGCTTGTTGGTATTTTACTTACCAGCTCTGTGTTAACGTTAATGATCACCAGCGCCATTTTATGGATGGACTACAAGCGCGATCTCAGCGTGATCGATCAAGGTTTTCAGCAAATTGAAAAAAGCCACTTACCTTCGGTTACCAATGCTCTTTGGGCCGAAGATGAGAAACAGCTTGAATTACTATTACAGGGCATTAGCGAACTTCCTAACGTATCGTCAGTAACGATTTGGCAAGATAATGCCAACCGTCTTACCGTTAATAAAACGCAAACCAAATACGCTAAAAGTAAATCTTGGGCTATTGATTACCGATTTAATCGCACTAAATACCATTTGGGCGAACTGATTGTCGTAATGGATATGTCTGGGGTGTATGGCTATCTCACAGACAAAGTCGTGGTAACTTTGCTTACTCAAGGTGCAAAAACCTTTATTGTATCTATGATTATTTTCACCTTAGTGCATTTATTAGTAACCCGTCATTTAAATCATTTAGCGTATTCTATGAGCCACGTGAATATGTCGGCACCTAAAAAATTTAGACTTGACCGAAAACAAGCGCGCGATGACGAAATTAATCGTCTTGTTGTAGAATTTAACGCCATGATGGCAGCGTTGTCTAAATCATTCGGCGATCTTAAAAAGCAAAAGCAAGCAGAGCAGAATGCAAATAAGCTTAAAGGTGAATACCTCGCTAATATCAGTATGGAAGTAAAAACGCCAATGAATGGGCTTTTGGGCATGGCGCATTTGTTGTCAGAAACCAAGCTTGATCACCGCCAACATAGTTACGTTAGTGTTATTCAAAAAAGCGCATTCAATATGCTTGAGCTACTAAATGGTATTTTAGATTACTCCAAAATTGAACACAGCCAACTTGCGCTCGACCAACATATTTTCGATATTCACGCCTTAATTCGTGAGATTTTTCAAGAGTGTGAGTTGAGAGCGAAAGAGAAAAACCTGCGCTTAGTCACCTATGTTGACCCCGCTATAAATAGCTATTTAGTCGGTGACTCGGTGCGTTTAAAGCAAGTTATTTGTAATCTTGTAAACAAGGCAATTAAATATTCTGATCGTGGCGATATTTCGATTAATGTTGATGCTGAAGTAACGACGGGCTTGTCAGAGCTTACAATTAGTGTACGTGATAACGGTCAAGGCATTGATGAAACCGTGTTAGCACAGTTAAACAATCCGAAAGCAAAAGTTAATAAGAGCAATTCCTTAAATGCGCTTGGTTTAACAATTGCTCAAAACTTGGTAACGCTAATGGGTGGCACATTTACGGTTAACTCAAAAGCAGGGCTCGGCACAGATGTTAGATTTACCTTAGCACTTCCAACGAGCACATTAATTGAAAATCACCTTGATGATGAGGGATTACTTGCCAATAAACGTGTCTTAATTTTAGACAGTAAGTTGTTTTTAGCGCGTTATTTAAGTGAACTGTTTGCACAATGGCAGATGCAAGTCACCCACGTTCAAGACGCAGAAATTGCCCTGAATTATATGCTGGGGGATGACTTACAGTTTGCTGGATTCGATTTTGTATTGTTGTCACACAATGAGCTTGAAAATCAATTGGTTAGCTTTTATGAAAAAATTAACCGTCACAGATTCAACCGACCAGCAAATTTAATCGTATTTGGTGATGAAATTGCGGATGTAGATGTCAGCAGAGTGACGAACATCGGCTATAACCAAGTATGGCAACTACCAAAGCACCCAAGTGATATTAAATCGGCCTTGGTCAATAACATTAAACAGAGTAACGATGTGGTTACGCCACAAGAAACCGTGCCGTTAACCGTGTTAATAGCTGATGACGCACCGATTAGCCAACGCGTTCTTAGCTCGATTTTAATGAACCGTGGCGATAATGTGATTGTCGCAGCTGATGGTGAAGAGGCAGTAGCACTGTGGCAGCAGCATCAGCATGAAATAGATATTATTTTAATGGACTGTGCTATGCCGAAAATGAGTGGCTATGAAGCCG
- a CDS encoding M48 family metallopeptidase has protein sequence MKLSHVLLSLSVAATLVGCKSSPTGRTQIAMYSEAEMNQLGKQSFVQMKKQQPINTDAKINRYVQCVADNVISVLPAKYANQQWEVVVFEEPSANAFALPGGKIGVHTGLLKVAQGQDQLATVLGHEVGHVIAEHSNERMTAAGIKQATLQVADAYSRSQGNRLHNETMMALGVGAEYLGMMPFSRMHESEADKIGLDLMAKAGFNPKQSVELWRNMAANNNGAPPEFLSTHPSSDTRISDLRSWMPDAMALHNQAKAQNKRPHCE, from the coding sequence ATGAAATTATCTCATGTATTGCTCTCACTTTCAGTGGCTGCTACGCTGGTTGGGTGTAAATCGAGTCCAACAGGGCGCACACAAATTGCCATGTATTCTGAAGCGGAAATGAACCAGCTTGGCAAACAAAGCTTTGTTCAAATGAAAAAGCAGCAACCAATTAATACCGATGCCAAAATCAATCGCTATGTGCAATGCGTTGCTGATAACGTTATTTCAGTGCTTCCTGCAAAATACGCGAATCAACAATGGGAAGTGGTGGTATTTGAAGAACCATCTGCAAACGCATTTGCGCTTCCTGGTGGTAAAATAGGCGTACATACGGGGCTATTAAAAGTTGCACAAGGGCAAGACCAATTAGCAACAGTACTTGGCCACGAAGTTGGGCACGTAATTGCCGAGCATTCAAATGAACGTATGACTGCAGCCGGTATTAAACAGGCAACATTGCAAGTTGCAGACGCGTATAGTCGTTCGCAAGGAAACCGTTTACACAATGAAACTATGATGGCTTTAGGTGTAGGTGCTGAGTACTTAGGCATGATGCCGTTTAGTCGTATGCATGAAAGCGAAGCCGATAAAATTGGCTTAGACTTGATGGCAAAAGCGGGGTTTAATCCAAAGCAGTCAGTTGAATTATGGCGTAATATGGCGGCAAATAATAACGGTGCACCACCGGAATTTTTATCAACGCACCCATCATCAGATACCCGTATTAGTGATTTGCGTAGCTGGATGCCAGATGCGATGGCTTTACACAATCAAGCAAAAGCACAAAATAAACGCCCTCACTGCGAATAA